Proteins from one Desulfovibrio sp. Fe33 genomic window:
- the nhaB gene encoding sodium/proton antiporter NhaB, whose amino-acid sequence MPQTLTQAFSKNFLGSAPNWYKMAIVAFLIINPILMVTAGPFIAGWVLIGEFIFTLAMALKCYPLPAGGLLAVEAIIMGMTSPATVYHEALTNFPVILLLIFMVAGIYFMKDFLQYTFTRILTRVQSKILISLLFCFAGAFLSAFLDALTVTAVIIAVAFGFYNVYHRFASGKNMTCTHDLCSDETVKEQNRNDLMEFRAFLRNLMMHGAVGTALGGVCTLVGEPQNLLIGAEMGWHFVPFFLNVAHVSMPVLLAGLLTCVVVEKFHLFGYGAQLPGNIRSHLLETAIEMESKRGVQGKAKLVVQALVGIWLIVALALHLAEVGIIGLSVIVFLTAFNGFIDEHQLGPAFEEALPFTALLVVFFAIVGVIHDQHLFAPVMDFVLGLNGQVQLAAYYSANGLLSMISDNVFVATVYISETKMHFEQVLAAIPGVPDGVALMDRLTDPHMARADVIASLPADIQGKVTEVMTQLDHLAVAINTGTNIPSVATPNGQAAFLFLLTSALAPVIRLSYGRMVVLALPYTITMSITGLAATYFFSW is encoded by the coding sequence ATGCCTCAGACACTGACCCAGGCCTTCAGCAAAAACTTCCTCGGAAGCGCGCCCAACTGGTACAAAATGGCCATCGTCGCCTTTTTGATCATCAACCCGATCCTAATGGTCACTGCCGGACCATTCATTGCAGGCTGGGTACTGATAGGTGAATTCATCTTCACCCTGGCCATGGCGCTTAAATGCTACCCGCTTCCCGCGGGCGGCCTGCTGGCCGTGGAAGCCATCATTATGGGCATGACATCACCCGCCACGGTGTATCATGAAGCCCTGACCAACTTCCCGGTCATCCTGCTCCTGATCTTCATGGTTGCGGGCATCTACTTCATGAAGGACTTCCTGCAGTACACCTTCACCCGCATCCTCACCCGCGTGCAGTCCAAGATCCTCATCTCGCTGCTCTTCTGTTTCGCGGGCGCGTTCCTGTCCGCATTCCTGGACGCCCTGACCGTCACCGCGGTCATTATCGCCGTCGCATTCGGGTTCTACAACGTCTACCACAGGTTCGCCTCCGGCAAGAACATGACCTGCACCCACGACCTCTGCTCCGACGAGACGGTCAAGGAGCAGAACCGCAACGACCTGATGGAATTTAGGGCCTTCCTGCGCAACCTTATGATGCACGGCGCGGTCGGCACCGCGCTGGGCGGCGTCTGCACCCTGGTGGGCGAGCCTCAGAACCTGCTCATCGGCGCGGAAATGGGCTGGCACTTCGTGCCCTTCTTCCTCAACGTGGCCCACGTTTCCATGCCCGTCCTTCTGGCCGGCCTGCTGACCTGCGTGGTCGTTGAGAAATTCCATCTCTTCGGTTACGGCGCGCAACTGCCCGGCAACATCCGCTCCCATCTGCTTGAAACCGCCATCGAAATGGAATCCAAGCGCGGCGTTCAGGGCAAGGCCAAGCTCGTGGTCCAGGCCCTGGTCGGTATCTGGCTCATCGTCGCTCTGGCGCTGCACCTGGCCGAAGTCGGCATCATCGGCCTGTCCGTCATCGTCTTCCTGACCGCCTTCAACGGCTTCATCGACGAACATCAGCTCGGCCCCGCCTTCGAAGAGGCACTGCCCTTCACCGCGCTGCTCGTGGTCTTCTTCGCCATCGTCGGCGTCATCCACGACCAGCACCTCTTCGCTCCGGTCATGGACTTCGTCCTCGGCCTGAACGGCCAGGTCCAGTTGGCCGCCTACTACTCGGCCAACGGCTTGCTCTCCATGATCTCGGACAACGTTTTCGTGGCGACAGTCTACATCTCGGAAACCAAGATGCACTTCGAACAAGTCCTGGCCGCGATCCCCGGCGTCCCCGACGGCGTAGCCCTGATGGACCGTCTCACCGATCCGCACATGGCCCGCGCCGACGTCATCGCCTCGCTTCCCGCCGACATCCAGGGCAAGGTCACCGAAGTCATGACCCAGCTCGACCACCTTGCCGTGGCCATCAACACGGGTACCAACATCCCGTCCGTGGCCACTCCGAACGGACAGGCAGCCTTCCTGTTCCTGCTGACCTCGGCGCTGGCCCCGGTCATCAGGCTGTCCTACGGCCGCATGGTCGTCCTGGCGCTGCCCTACACGATCACCATGTCCATCACCGGCCTGGCCGCCACCTACTTCTTCTCCTGGTAG
- a CDS encoding transferase — translation MEKLEAVFDHITSRVNVNLKPMGVDVRSILQNCIPRERHLLYYAFYALTEDHPISFKFKNSNLAGTYFLGKTQVDHSVLYKSNVRGDELKRRGDVVEFNGVKTKLFYDEVIRIINSFLVKTLVHNNSKNPETPEVFRILNSTAMHYSNIHGTTLEGVYLGAFATADLSIMHNCVIGDFAYVQAGDLSRTTVEPGRVWIKANNLFEFNYVFPEGVIEQYVKLDENGHLSGKFVDYVDEYKEDFVPIYSTARPETDFDVPETAYVSPYAVIKGKCVVGENALIVQRAHVEDSYIGKGSNAQENCYIQNSIYKGNDVTAHGGKVIWTTVDENVFIGFNSYVHGRQDCPITIGRNSIVMPHTIIDAKECIIIPDNSAVWGYITTQADLEAHSIDLDELANASDVALGTATFTGDGKAFVEAFRHRIDHIREENGAYFDGSDKTRGHAQKTRDAAFNILQPFQSGKDAGMYPTMTIGD, via the coding sequence ATGGAAAAACTCGAAGCAGTATTCGATCACATAACGTCCAGGGTAAACGTCAACCTCAAGCCCATGGGAGTCGACGTCCGGTCCATCCTTCAAAATTGCATCCCGCGTGAACGCCACCTGCTCTACTACGCGTTCTACGCCCTGACCGAAGACCACCCCATCAGCTTCAAATTCAAGAACTCGAACCTGGCCGGGACCTATTTCCTCGGCAAGACCCAGGTGGACCACTCGGTTCTCTACAAATCCAACGTGCGCGGCGACGAGCTCAAGCGCAGGGGGGACGTGGTCGAATTCAACGGGGTCAAGACCAAGCTCTTCTATGACGAGGTCATCCGCATCATCAATTCCTTCCTGGTCAAGACCCTGGTCCACAACAACTCCAAGAACCCGGAGACGCCCGAAGTTTTTCGCATCCTCAACTCGACGGCCATGCATTACTCCAACATCCACGGCACCACCCTGGAAGGAGTCTACCTGGGAGCATTCGCCACCGCCGACCTGTCCATCATGCACAACTGCGTCATCGGCGACTTCGCCTACGTCCAGGCGGGAGACCTTTCGCGGACCACGGTGGAGCCCGGCCGCGTCTGGATCAAGGCCAACAACCTTTTCGAATTCAACTATGTTTTCCCGGAAGGCGTGATCGAGCAGTACGTCAAGCTGGATGAAAACGGCCACCTGAGCGGCAAGTTCGTGGACTACGTGGATGAATACAAGGAAGACTTCGTGCCCATCTACTCCACAGCCCGCCCGGAAACCGATTTCGACGTGCCGGAAACGGCCTACGTTTCTCCGTACGCGGTCATCAAGGGCAAATGCGTTGTAGGCGAGAACGCCCTCATCGTGCAGCGCGCGCACGTGGAGGACTCCTACATAGGCAAGGGCTCAAACGCCCAGGAGAATTGCTACATCCAGAATTCCATCTACAAGGGCAACGACGTCACCGCCCACGGCGGCAAAGTCATCTGGACCACCGTCGACGAAAACGTCTTCATAGGCTTCAACTCCTACGTTCACGGCCGGCAGGATTGTCCCATAACTATCGGCCGTAACTCGATAGTCATGCCTCACACCATTATTGATGCGAAAGAATGCATAATAATCCCTGACAACTCTGCTGTTTGGGGTTATATCACGACGCAGGCCGACCTTGAAGCGCATTCCATAGACTTGGACGAGTTGGCCAACGCCTCGGACGTAGCTCTGGGTACCGCCACCTTCACGGGCGACGGAAAGGCTTTCGTCGAGGCGTTCAGACACCGCATCGACCATATTCGCGAAGAAAACGGCGCATATTTCGACGGGTCCGACAAAACCCGCGGACATGCCCAGAAGACAAGGGATGCAGCCTTCAATATCCTTCAGCCTTTCCAATCAGGCAAGGATGCCGGTATGTATCCAACAATGACCATTGGGGACTAG